Proteins encoded by one window of Bacillus sp. DTU_2020_1000418_1_SI_GHA_SEK_038:
- a CDS encoding vanadium-dependent haloperoxidase: MGSSCNKNKKDGRDQNSHPKYRNLPRLWSELSYAGEKRVPQPIDSTAGSWPTFFLRRDSSGNFLDPDGNEIVFAIHHPDTIDFEGQELRQVQEILQNLTSEQITIAEYWGSGPATKQWTPIIDRLIDTYGLTPVRAARLLANVQSAINDAFVVTWYLKYRWDIPRPNQLDQNLRTIICTPKFPSYPSGHATISGCAEAILSYYFPAETERLRELAEENAMSRVYGGVHYNLDGLNGLTLGRQIGQIVVNELRTQRDSDMLRIELPETEDRNAQLPPPPYKQVIPFPRGRECSSLLDPREDPSAR, from the coding sequence ATGGGATCATCTTGTAACAAGAATAAAAAAGATGGAAGGGATCAAAACTCTCATCCTAAATATCGAAACTTACCTCGTCTTTGGTCTGAATTATCCTATGCGGGTGAAAAGAGAGTACCACAGCCAATCGATTCCACTGCGGGTTCCTGGCCAACCTTTTTTTTAAGAAGAGATTCATCTGGTAATTTCTTAGATCCAGATGGAAATGAAATAGTCTTTGCTATTCATCATCCAGATACGATAGATTTTGAGGGGCAAGAACTAAGACAAGTACAGGAAATATTACAAAATCTCACATCTGAGCAAATTACAATCGCGGAATATTGGGGATCAGGTCCTGCGACGAAACAATGGACCCCAATTATTGATCGGTTGATTGACACATATGGTTTGACGCCTGTTAGAGCTGCACGCCTGCTTGCTAACGTACAATCAGCTATTAATGATGCGTTTGTCGTAACATGGTATCTAAAATATCGTTGGGATATCCCCCGTCCAAACCAGCTAGATCAAAATTTACGGACCATCATCTGTACACCAAAGTTTCCATCGTATCCATCTGGCCATGCGACCATCTCTGGTTGTGCTGAAGCAATATTAAGCTATTACTTCCCGGCAGAAACAGAAAGATTACGAGAGTTAGCTGAAGAAAATGCGATGTCACGGGTTTATGGTGGGGTTCATTATAATCTAGATGGATTGAACGGACTTACATTAGGGAGGCAAATTGGACAAATTGTCGTCAACGAACTTCGAACCCAGCGAGACAGTGACATGTTAAGGATAGAGTTACCTGAAACAGAAGACCGCAATGCACAACTTCCCCCACCTCCATATAAACAAGTCATTCCTTTTCCAAGAGGAAGGGAATGCTCATCTTTATTAGATCCACGGGAAGATCCGTCTGCAAGGTAA
- a CDS encoding monooxygenase, with protein sequence MAYLLQVDFHMDGPFGDEMAGAFTDLAKSINEEEGFIWKIWTENQETKEAGGIYLFETKETAEKYLDMHTKRLAGFGITHVNGKIFAINSKLTEITKGPLE encoded by the coding sequence ATGGCATACTTACTACAAGTAGATTTCCACATGGATGGTCCATTTGGTGATGAAATGGCAGGAGCCTTTACAGATTTAGCAAAGAGTATTAATGAAGAAGAAGGCTTCATTTGGAAAATTTGGACTGAGAATCAGGAAACAAAGGAAGCAGGAGGCATTTACCTTTTCGAAACAAAAGAAACAGCTGAAAAGTATTTAGATATGCATACGAAAAGACTTGCGGGATTCGGTATTACTCATGTGAATGGAAAGATCTTCGCTATCAATTCAAAACTTACGGAGATTACGAAGGGTCCTTTAGAATAA
- a CDS encoding NAD(P)H-dependent oxidoreductase, with translation MGKIGIITGSTRDSRVNLNVAEWVKSIADKRTDAEYELVDIKDYNLPRFNESIPPIMSGGNYETPEAKPWSQKISEFDGFVFVSPEYNKSVSSGLKDAIDYLYVEWNHKAAGVVSYGSTLGVTVTNDLRLILSVPKVAVVGPSVNMSLFTDFQDMTKFNPAPHHEEVLNKMLDEVVAWSNALKTVRR, from the coding sequence ATGGGTAAAATCGGTATTATAACAGGAAGTACTCGGGATTCTCGAGTAAATTTAAACGTGGCGGAATGGGTAAAATCCATTGCTGATAAACGCACTGATGCAGAATACGAATTAGTGGATATTAAAGATTACAACCTTCCAAGATTCAATGAGTCCATCCCACCTATTATGTCAGGAGGTAATTATGAAACACCAGAAGCAAAACCTTGGTCACAAAAAATTAGCGAATTTGATGGGTTTGTATTTGTTTCACCAGAATATAATAAATCGGTTTCATCTGGATTAAAAGATGCCATTGATTATCTATATGTTGAATGGAACCATAAAGCGGCTGGGGTTGTAAGTTACGGTTCTACCCTTGGCGTTACCGTAACAAATGACTTACGTTTAATTTTAAGTGTTCCAAAGGTGGCTGTAGTAGGCCCAAGCGTAAATATGAGTCTGTTCACAGATTTCCAAGATATGACGAAATTCAATCCAGCACCTCACCATGAAGAAGTTTTAAACAAAATGTTGGATGAAGTGGTCGCTTGGTCTAATGCTCTAAAAACAGTTAGAAGATAA
- a CDS encoding PQQ-dependent sugar dehydrogenase produces the protein MTKVKVRLRPIVSKVNLPTVLKAAILPGDAKEALFIATQVGEIFYIRDGVIRTFLDIRPRVIKLGALGGGYDERGLLGLAFHPEFYYNGLFYLHYSVAGTQGPGALPESYSPDPCDPKTLNVRWTNRETQYDHIDTVEEWILQSNGQSQKQRTLLNLRRPFYNHNGVNSLNFSPETGKLVLTNGDGGSGYDPFNLSQNDMEIAGKIIEIDVGKNTYIQSPPVVTRFNELPVPIQETLMVMAKGVRNIPGISFQRFNNQYIKYAGNVGQDLIESIFSFGQYKPIPVTRLVQAFLRNAEVDQEGFINFGWRAWEGVFPTPIIRGCSENPSLDEKTISFYDEAVKYSACRLQPLTSYFHSDPRPDKFGGTALTGVQAYMGNEIPALTGSVLFTDIARKEESGSPARGVLAYTRIRTDGKLNDYSVIQTDYNFGSGAAHYVSLGTNLDQTKLYLGVYGSMKVTDFNQGTVFEIIQ, from the coding sequence CTGACAAAGGTGAAGGTTCGTTTACGGCCTATTGTAAGTAAGGTAAATTTACCGACTGTTTTGAAAGCAGCTATACTTCCGGGTGACGCAAAAGAAGCATTATTTATTGCAACCCAGGTAGGGGAGATTTTTTACATAAGAGACGGAGTGATACGGACTTTTTTAGATATTCGCCCGCGAGTCATAAAACTAGGAGCTTTGGGTGGCGGATATGATGAACGGGGATTGCTGGGGCTAGCGTTTCATCCCGAATTTTATTATAACGGTTTGTTTTATCTGCATTATTCAGTTGCTGGAACACAAGGTCCAGGTGCTCTTCCTGAATCTTATTCCCCTGACCCGTGTGATCCCAAAACGTTAAACGTAAGGTGGACAAATAGAGAAACTCAATATGATCATATTGATACAGTTGAAGAATGGATTTTACAATCGAATGGTCAATCTCAAAAACAACGGACATTACTTAACTTAAGAAGACCATTTTATAATCACAATGGGGTCAATAGCTTAAACTTTTCACCTGAAACAGGAAAGCTTGTTTTAACCAACGGAGATGGCGGATCAGGCTATGATCCATTCAATTTAAGCCAGAATGATATGGAAATCGCCGGTAAAATAATTGAAATTGACGTAGGTAAAAATACATATATTCAGAGTCCACCTGTAGTCACACGGTTTAATGAACTTCCCGTACCTATTCAGGAAACACTTATGGTGATGGCTAAAGGAGTACGGAATATACCAGGCATTTCATTTCAAAGGTTTAATAATCAATATATTAAATATGCGGGAAATGTCGGACAGGATTTGATAGAGTCTATTTTTTCATTCGGCCAGTATAAACCAATACCGGTTACCAGGCTTGTTCAAGCTTTTTTAAGAAACGCCGAAGTTGACCAAGAAGGATTTATTAACTTTGGCTGGCGAGCGTGGGAAGGTGTGTTCCCTACTCCGATTATAAGGGGCTGCTCTGAAAATCCGTCATTGGATGAGAAAACAATCTCTTTTTATGATGAAGCAGTAAAATATTCAGCCTGTCGTCTTCAGCCCTTAACTAGTTATTTTCATAGTGATCCCCGACCCGATAAATTTGGAGGAACTGCCCTTACAGGAGTGCAAGCCTATATGGGGAATGAAATCCCCGCTTTAACAGGAAGTGTCTTGTTTACTGATATTGCCCGGAAGGAAGAATCCGGGTCTCCGGCTCGAGGGGTATTAGCTTATACAAGGATTAGAACAGATGGTAAACTTAATGATTATAGTGTTATTCAAACCGATTATAATTTTGGTTCCGGGGCAGCTCATTATGTTAGTCTGGGGACGAATCTCGATCAAACCAAACTATATTTAGGAGTTTATGGCTCTATGAAAGTGACTGACTTTAACCAAGGTACTGTTTTTGAAATTATTCAGTGA
- a CDS encoding cupredoxin domain-containing protein, translated as MFGKKYLTGLAVLLAMIVVMSTSGSLGVLAESGAITQPLETVKSIEVELNDDSFNPKVITIPNGTTTTLILKNKGKKEHTFTVEKLGIDAEVQPGKEKTITVKPTQTGTYELICRYHFQEGMVGQVIVK; from the coding sequence ATGTTTGGGAAAAAGTATTTAACAGGATTGGCAGTTTTGCTTGCGATGATTGTGGTTATGAGCACTTCAGGCTCACTCGGCGTATTAGCCGAATCCGGTGCCATAACACAACCCTTGGAGACGGTGAAATCGATTGAGGTCGAGTTGAACGATGATTCCTTTAATCCGAAAGTCATCACGATTCCGAATGGAACAACAACAACGTTGATATTGAAAAACAAAGGGAAGAAAGAGCACACTTTCACAGTGGAAAAGCTGGGAATTGATGCCGAGGTCCAGCCAGGAAAGGAAAAAACCATTACCGTGAAACCGACACAGACTGGTACATATGAACTGATATGTCGGTACCATTTCCAGGAAGGAATGGTTGGACAAGTAATAGTCAAATAA